The following are encoded in a window of Roseimaritima ulvae genomic DNA:
- a CDS encoding polyamine aminopropyltransferase encodes MNRAPLFLLYMNVLVIATCGLIYELLAGTLASYLLGDSVTQFSLVIGVYLSALGAGAWLSQYVEIRLARTFIEVELALALVGGLSAPFLFVVFAWIQWFQMALFGMVFLIGVLVGLELPLLMRILKEHLDFNDLVSRVLTFDYIGALLASLLFPILLVPQLGLVRTSLVFGILNALVGLWGTYLLRPILTEKGLGGLRGRAMLTVGLLMVAFVKSDSLTTIAEETMLANPIVFTQQTPYQRIVVTQNKRGFQLHLNGHLQFNSADEYRYHEALVHPALSALAPPRNVLVLGGGDGLAVREILKYPSVESVTLVDIDPAITSLATDFALLSDLNQHSLDDPRVTVVNQDAFVWISQAEQKFDVAVIDFPDPGTFSVGKLYTTRFFRLLRDHLSEDARLSIQCTSPLVAPQSYWCIINTLRDVGFDARPYSVSVPTFGVWGFAYATMHPGTNEPIQLADLDAPLRFLTPSVMQAMFDLPSDITPLETELNKLNNQILVRYYDSEWSLSDGT; translated from the coding sequence ATGAATCGCGCTCCGCTGTTCCTGCTGTACATGAACGTGCTGGTCATTGCGACCTGCGGACTGATTTATGAATTGTTGGCGGGGACCTTGGCCAGCTACCTGTTGGGCGATTCGGTCACCCAATTTTCGCTGGTCATCGGCGTGTATCTGTCGGCTCTGGGCGCCGGGGCTTGGCTCAGCCAGTACGTCGAGATCCGTCTGGCACGCACCTTTATCGAAGTCGAACTCGCCCTGGCGCTTGTGGGCGGTCTATCCGCACCCTTCCTGTTTGTCGTCTTCGCTTGGATTCAGTGGTTCCAGATGGCGTTGTTTGGAATGGTGTTCCTGATCGGCGTATTGGTGGGGCTGGAATTGCCGCTGCTGATGCGGATCCTGAAAGAACATCTGGACTTCAACGACCTGGTCTCGCGGGTGTTGACGTTTGATTACATCGGAGCGTTGTTGGCGTCGCTGCTGTTCCCGATCCTGCTGGTACCTCAGTTGGGGCTGGTCCGTACTTCGTTGGTGTTTGGCATCCTGAACGCCTTGGTCGGACTGTGGGGAACGTATCTGCTGCGGCCGATCCTCACAGAAAAAGGCTTGGGCGGGCTGCGTGGTCGTGCGATGTTGACCGTGGGATTGCTGATGGTCGCGTTCGTCAAATCCGATTCGCTGACCACGATTGCCGAAGAAACGATGTTGGCCAATCCGATCGTGTTCACGCAACAAACGCCCTATCAGCGAATCGTGGTGACGCAGAACAAACGCGGTTTTCAGCTGCATCTCAATGGTCACCTGCAATTCAATTCCGCCGATGAATACCGCTACCACGAAGCCCTAGTGCATCCGGCGCTATCGGCCCTCGCACCGCCGCGGAACGTATTGGTGTTGGGTGGTGGTGACGGTTTGGCGGTCCGTGAGATCTTAAAATACCCTTCGGTTGAATCCGTCACGCTGGTCGATATCGACCCGGCGATCACCTCTTTGGCCACCGACTTTGCCTTGTTATCAGATCTGAATCAGCACTCGTTGGATGACCCTCGCGTGACGGTGGTCAATCAAGACGCGTTTGTTTGGATCAGTCAAGCGGAACAGAAGTTTGACGTGGCCGTAATCGACTTTCCCGACCCCGGCACGTTTTCGGTCGGCAAACTTTATACGACACGTTTCTTTCGCTTGCTGCGAGACCATTTGAGCGAGGATGCGCGGCTGAGCATCCAGTGTACGTCTCCGTTGGTGGCGCCCCAATCCTATTGGTGCATCATCAACACATTACGCGACGTCGGCTTTGACGCTCGTCCCTACAGCGTTTCCGTTCCCACCTTCGGTGTCTGGGGATTCGCCTACGCCACGATGCACCCCGGGACCAACGAACCGATACAGCTGGCCGATCTGGACGCCCCGCTGCGATTCCTGACGCCGTCAGTAATGCAAGCCATGTTCGACTTACCGTCCGATATCACGCCGCTGGAAACGGAGCTGAACAAGTTGAACAATCAAATCCTGGTACGCTATTACGATTCCGAGTGGAGTCTGTCGGATGGCACTTAG
- a CDS encoding flavin monoamine oxidase family protein — translation MALSRRDVFILLLGTHAATWAGCSRRQLPPAGEMLSPDIASGHRLRDRKLPRVSTGLPATESPDAETVPVVIVGGGIAGLSAAWRLRRAGLKNFRLLELEPHSGGTSRSDRKQGFAYPWGAHYVPAPMKENAALISLLEEMQVMVGRDAAGEPVVAEQYLCRDPEERVFADGRWQEGLYPGGGASDEDLQQLKAFRAAIGSWAGRRDQGDKRMFAIPVATCSTDPQTLALDQISMQTWMDQQGWTSPRLRWLVDHSCRDDYGLTIGQTSAWAGIFYFASRLRNGESESQPVITWPEGNGRIVDYLTSQLGEAVRCSQAVYRIEQPSENQTIVSALDVANDVPVQWRADQVIFAAPQFLVPYIIQDSADRDTASFQYGAWVVANIHLRDRPRETGFPMCWDNVIYGSKSLGYVTSTHQTGADHGPTVLSWYYPLTEQPGKVSRQQLLDLTWDDWAALVVADLELVHPDISTYIERLDVMRWGHAMIQPRPGFVWSDARRDAARPLGNVHFANTDLSGVALMEEAFYHGVRAAEEVLAARRHPFESML, via the coding sequence ATGGCACTTAGTCGTCGGGACGTGTTTATCTTGTTGCTGGGGACGCATGCCGCCACCTGGGCCGGATGTTCTCGCCGACAACTGCCGCCAGCCGGTGAAATGCTCAGTCCCGACATCGCCAGCGGACATCGACTTCGCGATCGCAAACTTCCCCGTGTGTCCACCGGCCTTCCAGCTACCGAGTCGCCTGACGCCGAAACCGTACCGGTCGTGATTGTCGGCGGAGGGATCGCGGGTTTGTCGGCCGCCTGGCGGTTGCGCCGCGCGGGCTTGAAAAATTTTCGGTTACTGGAACTGGAACCGCACAGCGGCGGCACTTCACGTTCGGATCGCAAACAGGGGTTCGCCTATCCCTGGGGTGCCCACTACGTGCCGGCGCCGATGAAGGAGAACGCAGCGCTGATTTCGCTGTTGGAGGAAATGCAGGTGATGGTCGGCCGCGATGCCGCTGGCGAACCCGTAGTGGCTGAACAATATCTATGCCGCGACCCCGAAGAACGCGTGTTTGCGGATGGTCGCTGGCAGGAAGGCCTGTATCCCGGCGGTGGCGCTTCGGACGAGGATCTGCAGCAGCTGAAAGCGTTTCGTGCCGCAATCGGCTCGTGGGCTGGCCGCCGAGATCAAGGTGACAAGCGGATGTTTGCCATTCCCGTGGCAACCTGTTCAACCGATCCGCAGACGCTGGCTCTCGACCAGATTTCCATGCAGACCTGGATGGACCAACAGGGCTGGACGTCGCCGCGGCTGCGTTGGCTGGTCGATCACTCCTGCCGCGACGATTACGGATTGACCATCGGCCAGACCAGCGCCTGGGCGGGAATCTTTTATTTTGCCTCGCGTCTGCGGAATGGCGAGAGCGAATCGCAGCCGGTGATTACCTGGCCCGAAGGCAACGGCCGGATCGTGGACTATTTAACGTCTCAGTTGGGCGAAGCGGTTCGTTGTTCCCAAGCCGTCTACCGCATTGAGCAACCGTCGGAAAATCAGACGATCGTCTCCGCTCTGGATGTCGCCAACGACGTACCGGTTCAGTGGCGAGCCGATCAGGTGATCTTTGCCGCCCCGCAGTTTTTGGTTCCGTACATTATTCAAGACTCTGCCGACCGCGACACCGCCTCGTTTCAGTACGGTGCCTGGGTGGTGGCCAATATTCACCTGCGAGATCGACCGCGGGAAACGGGTTTTCCCATGTGCTGGGACAATGTGATCTACGGCAGCAAGTCGTTGGGCTATGTCACCTCGACGCATCAGACGGGCGCCGACCACGGGCCGACCGTGCTCAGCTGGTACTATCCGTTGACCGAGCAACCCGGCAAGGTGTCGCGGCAACAATTGCTGGATCTAACCTGGGATGATTGGGCGGCGTTGGTAGTCGCCGATTTAGAGCTCGTCCATCCGGACATTTCAACGTACATTGAACGGTTGGACGTGATGCGTTGGGGGCACGCGATGATCCAGCCACGGCCCGGTTTTGTCTGGAGCGATGCGCGTCGTGATGCGGCGCGGCCGCTGGGCAACGTGCATTTTGCCAATACGGATTTGAGCGGTGTCGCTTTGATGGAAGAAGCCTTTTACCACGGCGTACGAGCTGCCGAGGAGGTGCTCGCTGCCCGCCGTCATCCTTTTGAATCGATGCTGTAG
- a CDS encoding potassium channel family protein: protein MRSARSHDSPLQRITRGAAVLGAIFAISVLGYRFIGGYPWTESIWMVVITISTVGFSERSTLPIGVQLWTIGVILFGISASVYAVGGLIQWMLEGELERLLGNRRMTQELNQLNRHVIICGFGRMGNALAEDLQHAGRAVVVIDDDPEACEATQSAGYASVLGDATDEDVLREARIDRASALVTVLPSDAENVFITLTARNLNDQLQIVARAEQLSTESKLRQAGANRVVLPTMLGARQISRMVTRPATAELFDLVSEAKLEDVELDEIAIQSDSPLIGQTIGETELHSQHKLLAVAIKSSSGEMVFNPNVTHRLDAQDIVLVLGHRHDIDKYRKRLERHT, encoded by the coding sequence GTGAGATCAGCCCGCTCGCACGATTCACCGCTGCAGCGGATCACGCGAGGTGCCGCCGTCCTGGGGGCGATTTTCGCGATCTCGGTGCTGGGCTACCGATTCATCGGAGGTTACCCCTGGACCGAATCGATCTGGATGGTGGTGATCACCATCTCCACGGTCGGCTTCAGCGAACGCAGCACGCTGCCGATCGGCGTCCAGTTATGGACGATCGGGGTGATTTTGTTTGGCATCTCGGCCTCGGTGTACGCCGTCGGCGGTCTGATCCAGTGGATGCTTGAAGGAGAACTCGAACGCTTGCTAGGGAACCGCCGTATGACCCAAGAACTGAACCAGTTGAATCGACATGTCATCATCTGCGGCTTCGGTCGTATGGGCAACGCGTTGGCGGAAGATTTGCAACACGCCGGACGCGCGGTGGTGGTGATCGACGACGACCCGGAGGCTTGTGAGGCCACGCAATCGGCCGGCTATGCCAGCGTGCTGGGCGATGCCACCGATGAGGACGTGCTGCGAGAAGCGAGGATCGACCGCGCTTCCGCGTTGGTCACCGTCCTGCCCAGCGACGCCGAAAACGTGTTCATCACCCTGACGGCTCGCAACCTGAACGACCAACTGCAAATCGTGGCACGAGCCGAACAGTTGTCGACCGAGTCCAAGCTGCGGCAAGCCGGCGCGAACCGCGTGGTCTTGCCTACCATGTTGGGCGCTCGCCAGATCTCTCGAATGGTGACCCGCCCCGCTACCGCCGAACTGTTTGACTTGGTTTCCGAAGCCAAGCTGGAAGACGTCGAACTGGATGAAATCGCCATTCAATCCGACTCGCCATTGATCGGCCAAACGATCGGAGAAACCGAACTGCACAGCCAACACAAACTGCTGGCCGTGGCCATTAAATCAAGCAGCGGAGAAATGGTCTTCAACCCCAACGTCACGCATCGACTGGACGCCCAAGACATCGTCCTGGTGCTGGGCCACCGACACGACATCGACAAATACCGCAAACGCCTGGAAAGACACACCTAA
- a CDS encoding universal stress protein yields the protein MHHVLLAVDGSKASLQAAWLLARLPYPSRYELTVARIIEVPPLPNPLRSAEVIDRHYRQEKYAAAETLAEVSAMFDGARVRIDNIIDRGPVGERLVQIGEQIGADLIVVGATGRSQISRILLGSVSDHVATHARCSVLVVRPRAIGERDQPLEICMAYQKDSPLALREIADIRWWSSTRLHVLSVLPFSEGMFAAPRDRAEVVGQYEADLDDARLQLAAVAPAIKMHLAENEHVGEEIVRFAEQRDIDVLVVGETQRDNLPRFLLGSTSRYVLRHAPCSVWIGRPALCKTNPEVSPAIQQSLAR from the coding sequence ATGCACCATGTGTTACTCGCCGTCGATGGCTCGAAAGCTTCGCTGCAGGCCGCCTGGTTGCTTGCCCGCTTGCCCTATCCTAGCCGCTACGAATTGACCGTGGCTCGGATCATCGAAGTTCCCCCGCTTCCCAATCCCCTTCGCTCGGCGGAAGTAATCGACAGACACTATCGGCAAGAAAAGTACGCCGCGGCGGAAACCTTGGCCGAAGTATCCGCGATGTTCGATGGGGCTCGGGTCCGCATCGATAATATTATTGACCGCGGACCAGTGGGGGAGCGGCTGGTTCAGATTGGTGAGCAGATCGGAGCGGATTTGATCGTGGTGGGCGCCACCGGTCGCTCACAGATCAGCCGCATCCTGTTGGGCAGCGTTAGCGATCATGTGGCTACCCACGCTCGCTGCAGCGTCCTGGTGGTCCGGCCCAGGGCGATCGGTGAGCGGGACCAGCCCTTAGAGATCTGCATGGCCTATCAGAAAGATTCACCGCTGGCGTTAAGAGAAATCGCCGACATCCGCTGGTGGAGCAGTACTCGATTGCACGTGTTGTCGGTGCTGCCGTTCAGCGAGGGCATGTTTGCCGCCCCGCGTGACCGCGCGGAGGTCGTCGGACAGTACGAGGCCGATTTGGACGACGCTCGCTTGCAGCTGGCGGCGGTGGCCCCGGCGATCAAGATGCATCTGGCCGAGAACGAACATGTCGGGGAAGAGATCGTACGATTTGCCGAACAGCGCGACATCGATGTGTTGGTCGTGGGCGAAACGCAGCGAGATAATTTGCCGCGTTTCTTGTTGGGAAGCACCTCCCGCTATGTGTTGCGGCACGCCCCGTGCAGCGTCTGGATCGGGCGGCCCGCCCTGTGCAAAACGAACCCCGAAGTATCCCCGGCAATCCAGCAGAGCCTCGCCCGCTGA
- a CDS encoding beta/alpha barrel domain-containing protein encodes MSLNLSVCYGGLFLESPIVVGACPITTDDQTRTNLEIAGAGAIVLPSLFEEQVIAWTQKLGQPATDRDLELVARSKRLNVRAACRDADTYLALVNRAGTMQSIPIIASMNGYSHSGWLDFAGELQAAGAAGIEINIHGSTLDYRLSPNQIEDAIVGALAELKQSISVPLFVKLQPAGISIPHLARRSCSGTDGMVLYGRSPVTDICLDSLRLKSTWNLTEPGSACQLLEPLMEVHAACPSMSLAASGGIASTEDVLKVFLAGADVAMVTSELYRSGPSVVRQLLDGLTTYLEHHQFQSLLDLQLHRPLKFDSDEARELYTEALAARVCSNPSKPAYRNVYGDRWGHPTAS; translated from the coding sequence ATGTCGCTTAATCTCTCGGTTTGCTACGGAGGCTTGTTTCTAGAATCGCCGATCGTAGTCGGGGCCTGCCCGATCACGACCGACGACCAGACGCGGACGAATTTAGAGATCGCTGGTGCGGGGGCCATCGTATTGCCGTCCCTGTTTGAGGAACAAGTGATTGCCTGGACGCAGAAGCTCGGTCAGCCGGCGACCGATCGAGATTTGGAACTGGTGGCCCGCAGCAAACGTTTGAACGTTCGCGCCGCCTGCCGAGACGCCGACACCTATCTGGCGCTGGTCAATCGAGCCGGAACCATGCAGAGCATTCCGATCATCGCCAGCATGAATGGATACTCCCATAGCGGCTGGCTGGATTTTGCCGGTGAGCTGCAGGCGGCAGGCGCGGCCGGAATTGAAATCAACATCCACGGATCGACCTTAGATTATCGCCTGTCGCCCAATCAGATCGAAGATGCGATCGTCGGGGCGCTGGCGGAACTGAAGCAATCGATTTCGGTGCCCCTGTTTGTCAAACTGCAACCAGCCGGAATTTCGATTCCTCACTTGGCCAGACGAAGCTGTTCAGGGACCGATGGGATGGTGTTGTACGGTCGCAGCCCGGTCACGGATATCTGTCTGGACAGCTTGCGGTTGAAATCGACCTGGAACTTGACCGAGCCGGGCTCGGCCTGCCAGTTGTTGGAGCCGTTGATGGAAGTGCACGCGGCTTGTCCGTCGATGTCGTTGGCCGCCAGTGGAGGCATTGCCAGTACCGAAGACGTGCTCAAGGTCTTCTTGGCCGGAGCCGACGTGGCGATGGTGACGTCAGAGTTGTATCGTTCGGGGCCGAGCGTGGTCCGGCAGCTGCTCGATGGCCTGACGACCTACCTGGAGCATCACCAGTTTCAGTCGTTGTTAGATCTACAACTGCATCGCCCGCTGAAATTCGACAGCGATGAAGCTCGTGAGCTTTACACTGAAGCGTTGGCCGCGCGGGTCTGCAGCAACCCCAGCAAGCCGGCGTACCGCAACGTCTACGGCGACCGCTGGGGACATCCGACGGCCTCCTAA
- a CDS encoding sigma-54-dependent transcriptional regulator: protein MPTTPIRLLLVDDEEDYLRSCVKYMQRKGHQVQGAASGAEAMSLLEQQSFEVAVFDMNMPGMNGLELMQRVREAGLDLEVVFLTGQGSVETAVSAMKLGACDYVTKPCSLGDLEHHCLLARDRNQLRKENKQLKAIVSRSRPAQPLIGESPAMKEVVRLIEKVAPTSKPVLIEGESGTGKEVVARAIQQRSALADHPFVTINCAALPEPLVESELFGHLKGAFTGATSDKPGLFEIADGGTLFIDEIGELPLGLQPKLLRVLEDGSLRRVGCHRERRVKVRLIAATNRHLADEVQAGRFREDLYYRINVLSLSLPPLRHREGDVQRLIQHLLPPHWSLDANAEAAMIQYHWPGNVRQLINVIERATILADDQEITLDDLPSEVLAGSGQQYGGASTPTATPTATPADEPPRSSLVLGSPDVTVDDLVKAHVLEVLAKQDGNKAKTARKLGIHRRKLYRLLERYEQNLSTEVV from the coding sequence ATGCCTACTACCCCGATTCGCTTGCTGTTGGTCGATGACGAAGAAGACTACCTCCGCAGCTGCGTTAAATACATGCAGCGCAAGGGGCATCAGGTGCAAGGCGCGGCAAGCGGCGCCGAGGCGATGTCGTTGCTCGAGCAACAGAGCTTCGAGGTAGCGGTCTTCGACATGAACATGCCAGGCATGAACGGCTTGGAGTTGATGCAGCGGGTGCGGGAAGCCGGCTTGGATCTGGAAGTGGTGTTTCTGACCGGCCAGGGCAGCGTCGAAACGGCGGTTTCGGCGATGAAACTTGGGGCCTGCGACTACGTCACCAAACCCTGTTCGCTGGGGGACCTGGAGCACCATTGTTTGCTGGCCCGAGACCGCAACCAGCTCCGCAAAGAAAACAAACAACTGAAAGCCATCGTCTCCCGCTCGCGGCCCGCGCAACCCTTGATCGGCGAATCGCCGGCGATGAAAGAGGTCGTGCGGCTGATCGAAAAAGTCGCCCCCACCTCCAAGCCAGTGCTGATCGAGGGCGAGAGCGGAACGGGCAAGGAAGTGGTCGCGCGTGCGATCCAACAACGCAGCGCGCTGGCCGATCACCCCTTCGTCACCATCAACTGTGCCGCCCTGCCCGAACCGCTGGTCGAAAGCGAGTTGTTTGGACATCTCAAAGGGGCTTTCACCGGCGCCACATCGGACAAGCCCGGGCTGTTCGAAATCGCTGATGGCGGGACATTGTTCATCGACGAAATCGGCGAGCTGCCGCTGGGGTTGCAACCGAAACTGCTGCGGGTGCTGGAAGATGGTTCGCTGCGGCGGGTGGGCTGCCATCGCGAACGCAGAGTCAAAGTGCGTTTGATCGCGGCCACCAACCGACATCTGGCCGACGAAGTCCAGGCCGGCCGCTTCCGGGAAGACCTGTACTACCGCATCAACGTGCTGTCGCTTTCTTTGCCGCCTCTGCGACACCGCGAAGGCGACGTGCAGCGGCTGATCCAACATCTACTACCGCCCCATTGGTCGCTCGACGCCAATGCCGAAGCGGCCATGATTCAATACCATTGGCCGGGCAACGTGCGACAGTTGATCAACGTCATCGAGCGGGCCACGATCCTGGCCGATGATCAAGAAATCACGCTCGATGACCTGCCCAGCGAAGTCCTGGCAGGTTCTGGCCAGCAATACGGCGGCGCGTCAACACCTACTGCAACACCTACTGCAACACCTGCCGACGAGCCGCCGCGCAGCAGCCTCGTGCTCGGTTCACCCGATGTAACCGTCGATGATCTGGTCAAAGCCCACGTCCTGGAAGTGCTGGCCAAACAGGATGGCAACAAAGCCAAGACCGCACGTAAACTGGGAATCCATCGCCGCAAACTGTATCGCTTGCTGGAACGCTACGAGCAGAATCTGTCAACCGAAGTCGTGTAG
- a CDS encoding two-component system sensor histidine kinase NtrB — MTSRTSPLADTPLAQRMLEISPAAVAIIDRDNGFVFANKKFSALFGYGEDELVGQSAQRVLPDTELCDRVSREPRGSAHPPVNHEPPTTNGTGKTKTGEELAVCYQIHEVLGLPEPLYLLHLLQPQRDQLDADHLEANRLAAIAQMVGGLAHESRNALQRAVSCLDLLELDLKNNPEHLQLSTQIRNSLCDLVDSYEEVRRYAQPIDLQRQPQSLLNLCQIAFNELAVEHDEFPHRLQIHAPDDQRDRLPVDRDRMRLVFRHLLENAIDASDGPARIEVDCQSVPSPQGPRLRIRVRDHGSGLPHQAFQRAFEPFFTTKQRGTGLGLAICQRILSAHDGSITLRCALDDGSPARSLDTDAQARTASPTGNGTFRNSRCGQGTCVELLLPANTEDGPQRFTS, encoded by the coding sequence ATGACTTCTCGAACGTCCCCTCTTGCCGACACACCGCTCGCGCAGCGCATGCTGGAAATCTCGCCGGCCGCGGTGGCGATCATCGACCGCGATAATGGGTTCGTCTTCGCCAATAAAAAGTTTAGTGCTTTGTTTGGTTACGGGGAAGATGAGCTGGTCGGGCAATCCGCCCAGCGAGTGTTGCCCGATACCGAACTATGTGACCGTGTGTCGCGCGAGCCGCGCGGCTCGGCACATCCCCCCGTCAACCACGAACCGCCGACGACCAACGGGACCGGAAAAACCAAAACCGGAGAGGAGCTTGCGGTCTGCTATCAGATTCATGAAGTGCTTGGACTGCCCGAACCACTGTATCTGCTACACCTGTTGCAGCCACAACGAGACCAGCTAGATGCCGACCACCTAGAAGCCAACCGCTTGGCCGCTATCGCCCAGATGGTAGGCGGCCTGGCTCACGAAAGCCGCAATGCCCTCCAACGTGCGGTTTCTTGTCTGGACCTGTTGGAACTCGACCTGAAGAATAATCCAGAACATCTGCAACTCTCGACCCAGATCCGCAATTCTCTCTGTGACCTCGTGGACAGCTACGAGGAAGTCCGTCGCTACGCCCAACCCATCGACCTGCAGCGACAACCGCAGAGCCTGCTAAACCTCTGCCAAATCGCCTTCAATGAGCTGGCGGTGGAGCATGACGAGTTTCCTCATCGCCTGCAAATCCACGCCCCCGACGACCAACGAGACCGGTTGCCCGTGGATCGCGATCGCATGCGACTGGTATTTCGCCATCTTCTCGAAAACGCCATCGACGCCTCCGACGGGCCGGCCCGCATCGAAGTCGACTGCCAATCCGTCCCCTCGCCCCAAGGCCCACGATTGCGGATCCGAGTTCGCGACCATGGCTCAGGCTTGCCCCACCAAGCCTTCCAACGGGCTTTCGAACCGTTCTTTACCACCAAACAGCGCGGCACCGGTCTGGGACTGGCGATCTGCCAACGCATCCTCTCCGCCCACGACGGCAGCATCACGCTCCGCTGCGCCCTCGACGACGGCTCGCCCGCCAGATCTTTGGACACCGACGCCCAGGCCCGCACGGCAAGCCCTACCGGCAACGGGACGTTCCGCAATAGCCGCTGCGGCCAGGGCACCTGCGTGGAACTCCTCCTACCTGCAAATACCGAAGACGGTCCTCAAAGGTTCACTTCTTGA
- a CDS encoding hybrid sensor histidine kinase/response regulator, producing the protein MDNPLRILIIEDDPDTRANLKDILELDGHTVYTASSYEESQTVTSRCQIGLVISDRRLPEGMIEDFLGELSVQAAGAEIIVVTAYGDMHSTITALRLGVSDYVIKPIIPDDIRGTVLRIAERQRLRRALAEEHQFSDDVLNTAEAIVLVLDLDGRVVRFNPFFEQLTGWTLDTLRGQDWFQHCISPADRERVKNVFVSVAHDAQTRGVVNEVLGIDQQSHRIRWSNTTLKNAEGATHAVLAVGVDISDLAEAQMRALRAERLAAIGQTVTALAHESRNALQRINAATDVLALELADNLPAQEELQSLRRASKDVQGLLEEVRSFSAPLHLNPARACLPDLWRRVWDDLQGSRAGRVVELVESLDGSELDAEMDSSRIEQVLRNLFENSLAACTDPARIELSCNGESDCLQLHYQDNGPGLNAEQRQRMFEPFYTTKDTGTGLGMSICQRIVEAHHGTITIEKSTSGASFLIRLPRRGCATIQIVD; encoded by the coding sequence ATGGATAACCCGCTTCGCATTCTGATTATCGAAGACGATCCGGATACGCGTGCGAATTTGAAGGATATTTTGGAGCTGGACGGACATACCGTTTACACAGCGTCCTCCTACGAGGAATCTCAAACGGTCACATCCCGCTGTCAGATCGGACTGGTGATTTCGGATCGCCGGTTACCCGAAGGCATGATCGAGGATTTTCTTGGCGAACTGTCGGTCCAGGCGGCCGGTGCCGAAATCATCGTGGTCACGGCTTATGGTGACATGCACAGCACGATCACCGCGCTGCGGCTGGGCGTGTCCGACTATGTCATCAAGCCCATTATCCCTGACGATATTCGCGGCACGGTGCTGCGGATCGCCGAACGGCAGCGGCTGCGACGTGCATTGGCCGAAGAGCATCAATTTTCGGACGATGTGCTGAACACGGCCGAAGCCATCGTCTTGGTACTGGACCTGGACGGACGGGTGGTTCGTTTTAATCCGTTTTTTGAACAGTTGACCGGCTGGACGCTGGACACGCTGCGGGGGCAGGATTGGTTCCAGCATTGTATCTCGCCCGCTGATCGAGAGCGGGTGAAGAACGTGTTTGTCTCGGTGGCCCATGACGCCCAGACCCGGGGCGTGGTCAACGAGGTGCTGGGGATCGACCAGCAATCTCATCGCATCCGCTGGTCCAATACCACACTGAAAAATGCCGAAGGCGCAACCCACGCCGTGTTGGCAGTGGGCGTGGACATCTCCGACTTGGCCGAGGCCCAAATGCGGGCTTTGCGAGCCGAACGCTTGGCGGCCATCGGCCAAACCGTGACCGCACTGGCTCACGAAAGCCGCAACGCGCTGCAGCGGATCAACGCCGCCACCGATGTACTAGCCTTGGAATTAGCGGACAATCTGCCTGCCCAAGAGGAGTTACAGTCGCTGCGGCGGGCTAGCAAGGATGTGCAGGGATTGTTGGAAGAAGTCCGGTCGTTCTCGGCACCGCTGCATCTGAACCCGGCCAGGGCCTGTTTGCCCGATCTTTGGCGGCGTGTTTGGGACGACCTCCAGGGCAGCCGTGCCGGTCGCGTTGTCGAGCTTGTCGAATCGCTAGACGGGAGCGAGCTGGACGCGGAGATGGACAGCAGCCGGATCGAACAGGTGTTGCGGAATCTGTTCGAAAACTCGCTGGCCGCCTGTACCGATCCGGCCCGTATCGAACTCAGCTGCAACGGCGAATCGGATTGCCTCCAACTGCATTATCAAGACAACGGTCCGGGCTTAAACGCCGAGCAGCGGCAGCGGATGTTTGAACCATTCTATACCACCAAAGACACGGGCACCGGGCTGGGGATGTCGATCTGTCAACGCATCGTCGAGGCGCACCACGGTACGATCACCATCGAAAAATCGACCTCGGGCGCCAGCTTCCTGATCCGCTTGCCTCGTCGGGGTTGCGCCACGATTCAAATTGTTGATTGA